In Musa acuminata AAA Group cultivar baxijiao chromosome BXJ2-10, Cavendish_Baxijiao_AAA, whole genome shotgun sequence, a genomic segment contains:
- the LOC104000393 gene encoding uncharacterized protein LOC104000393 translates to MANLPPSLSISSASFGGGPAPPSPVASAAAAAAAAAAAAVGQPPKDRKMASAEQLVLDLCDPELRENALLDLSKKRDIFQDLAPLLWYSYGTIAVLLQEIVSIYPALSPPTLSPGASNRVCNALALLQCVASHPDTRILFLNAHIPLYLYPFLNTTSKTRPFEYLRLTSLGVIGALVKVDDTEVISFLLQTEIIPLCLRTMEMGSELSKTVATFIVQKILLDDVGLRYICATAERFFAVGSVLANMVVSLAEQPSTRLLKHIIRCYLRLSDNPRACGALRSCLPEMLKDGTFNNCLRDDPATRRWLQQLLHNVAGGNLVASLQAGGLDHMMGN, encoded by the exons ATGGCGAATCTTCCCCCTTCTCTCTCCATAAGCAGCGCCTCCTTCGGAGGAGGGCCCGCTCCCCCCTCCCCCGTCGCCTcagccgccgcagccgcagccgctgccGCAGCTGCCGCTGTCGGCCAGCCGCCTAAGGACCGGAAGATGGCGTCGGCGGAGCAGCTCGTGCTGGACCTCTGCGATCCCGAGCTCAGGGAGAACGCCCTCCTCGATCTGTCCAAG AAGAGGGATATATTTCAAGATTTAGCTCCATTATTGTGGTACTCTTATGGCACTATTGCAGTACTCCTTCAG GAGATAGTTTCAATATATCCTGCTCTTTCACCTCCAACATTGTCACCAGGTGCATCAAATCGAGTTTGCAATGCTCTTGCTCTTCTTCAG TGTGTTGCATCACACCCAGATACACGGATTCTTTTTCTAAATG CACATATACCTCTGTATTTGTACCCGTTTTTAAATACCACAAGTAAAACGAGACCATTTGAGTACTTGAGGCTTACCAGCTTGGGAGTTATTGGGGCTCTTGTCAAG GTTGATGACACGGAGGTCatcagttttcttctccaaacagAAATAATTCCGCTGTGTCTACGCACCATGGAGATGGGAAGTGAACTTTCGAAAACA GTGGCTACATTTATTGTCCAGAAGATCTTGTTGGATGATGTTGGGCTTCGATACATTTGCGCCACTGCAGAGCGATTCTTTGCTGTTGGTAGTGTCCTAGCTAATATGGTCGTATCCCTTGCAGAGCAACCTTCTACAAGGTTGTTGAAGCATATAATTAGATGTTACCTGAGGCTGTCAGATAACCCAAG GGCATGCGGAGCTCTGCGCAGTTGTCTCCCAGAGATGTTGAAAGACGGGACCTTCAACAATTGTCTTCGC GATGATCCAGCGACTCGCCGATGGCTTCAGCAGCTGCTGCATAATGTGGCTGGAGGAAACCTGGTGGCATCCCTCCAGGCAGGTGGACTGGATCACATGATGGGAAACTAG